The Deltaproteobacteria bacterium GWC2_65_14 genome includes a window with the following:
- a CDS encoding rubredoxin — MKKWKCEVCGYIHQGDAPPDPCPVCGAPKGKFKEVK, encoded by the coding sequence ATGAAAAAATGGAAATGCGAGGTGTGCGGCTACATCCACCAGGGGGACGCCCCCCCCGATCCCTGTCCCGTCTGCGGAGCGCCGAAGGGGAAGTTCAAAGAGGTGAAATGA